One Epinephelus lanceolatus isolate andai-2023 chromosome 10, ASM4190304v1, whole genome shotgun sequence genomic region harbors:
- the LOC117266011 gene encoding fucolectin-1-like, with protein sequence MKHSSVLFLLLLLGTCSAHTYQNVALRGKATQSDRVTLHGAAYNAIDGNRESDFGAGSCTHTKEQASPWWRVDLLESYIVTSIVVTNRGDCCAERLDGAEIHIGNSLQDNGAANPVAGVIPHIPAGRSLKMTFTRLVEGRYVTVVLPGLRRVLTLCEVEVYGYRAPTGENLAIYGKATQSSVYPHGIAYNAIDGNRATYWSQGSCTYTNQDFNPWWRVDLGKTHKVFSVNITNYRDSNLQLVGAEIRVGDSLADNGNSNPRCAVISRIPPAFTEGFQCNGMDGRYVNIVIPGRAEFLSLCEVEVYGSRLD encoded by the exons ATGAAACACAGCTCAGTTCTGTTTTTGCTGCTCCTTCTGGGGACGTGCTCGGCTCACACCTATC AAAATGTGGCCTTGCGTGGAAAAGCGACCCAGTCAGACCGGGTTACCTTACATGGAGCTGCCTACAATGCTATTGATGGAAACCGTGAATCTGACTTCGGGGCTGGATCATGCACCCACACCAAGGAACAGGCCAGCCCCTGGTGGAGAGTGGACCTGCTGGAGTCCTACATCGTCACCTCCATTGTTGTCACCAACAGAGGAGACTGCTGTGCAGAGAGGCTCGACGGGGCAGAGATTCACATCGGGAACTCTCTACAAGACAACGGTGCTGCAAACCCAGT GGCTGGTGTAATTCCTCATATCCCAGCAGGCAGGTCTTTAAAAATGACCTTTACCAGACTTGTGGAGGGACGTTATGTGACTGTGGTTCTACCTGGTTTAAGAAGGGTCCTTACACTCTGTGAAGTGGAAGTCTACGGATACCGCGCCCCAACTG gagagaATCTGGCGATCTACGGAAAAGCCACACAGTCGTCAGTGTATCCGCATGGGATTGCGTATAATGCCATAGATGGGAATCGTGCCACCTATTGGAGCCAGGGTTCTTGTACTTACACGAACCAAGACTTCAACCCCTGGTGGCGAGTTGACCTGGGCAAAACCCACAAAGTGTTTTCTGTTAACATCACCAACTACAGAGATTCTAACTTACAACTTGTTGGAGCTGAGATCAGAGTTGGAGATTCTCTTGCAGACAACGGCAACAGCAATCCCAG GTGTGCTGTGATCTCAAGAATCCCTCCAGCTTTCACTGAAGGCTTCCAGTGCAACGGGATGGACGGTCGCTACGTTAACATCGTCATTCCTGGAAGAGCCGAGTTCTTGAGCCTGTGTGAGGTGGAGGTGTACGGCTCCAGACTGGATTAG